From Paraflavitalea devenefica, the proteins below share one genomic window:
- a CDS encoding FecR domain-containing protein, with product MGELAGLLQKFVGRHEEIISITGHERRLLEKWLAADEQNQAEFERIKSDPAFDPMELYEIDAQYRVWKNLQHKITPVRNTLPVIKWVAAAAVIFGLLAVGYWMISPVDSTKDMVQHGPKLPSLPGLPSKDQVVLTLANGEQVIMSGNATIPAQRGVSLDRPDSSQLIYTADGRARDELAYNTIHTPNGRQFTVKLGDGTKIWLNAASVIRFPVSFNAAVRTVELTGEAYFEVAPDKEKPFIVQVRSGQKEDMQVKVLGTHFNISAYNEDDTIRTTLLEGSVQVEKSGAQMRLVPGQQARLAEGNTQFSLLRNVNMNEVIGWKEGMFYFRNADPKTVLHTISRWYNLTPVIKMDPSRVGVFNAEVKHTTPLPVILHLLKESGFKIRLEGGTLIAE from the coding sequence ATGGGTGAATTAGCAGGCCTGCTGCAGAAGTTTGTAGGCCGGCACGAAGAAATTATATCGATAACAGGACACGAACGGCGTTTACTGGAAAAGTGGCTTGCCGCTGATGAGCAAAATCAGGCGGAATTTGAACGCATAAAATCCGATCCGGCATTTGACCCGATGGAATTGTATGAGATCGATGCGCAATATCGCGTCTGGAAAAATCTCCAGCATAAGATTACTCCGGTACGCAACACGCTGCCGGTGATCAAATGGGTGGCCGCCGCCGCTGTTATTTTCGGCCTGCTGGCTGTGGGTTATTGGATGATCAGCCCTGTAGATTCAACAAAGGATATGGTTCAACACGGCCCAAAATTACCCAGCCTTCCCGGTCTGCCTTCCAAGGACCAGGTGGTGCTGACACTGGCTAATGGTGAACAGGTGATCATGTCCGGCAATGCCACCATACCTGCGCAACGCGGTGTATCCCTTGACCGGCCGGATAGTTCACAATTGATTTATACCGCAGACGGACGGGCGCGGGATGAGCTGGCCTATAACACCATTCATACACCCAATGGCCGGCAGTTCACCGTAAAGCTGGGTGACGGCACCAAAATATGGCTGAATGCCGCCAGTGTGATCCGCTTTCCTGTGAGTTTTAATGCGGCTGTCCGAACTGTTGAGCTAACCGGAGAAGCCTACTTTGAAGTAGCACCCGACAAGGAAAAGCCTTTTATTGTGCAGGTGCGTTCCGGGCAAAAAGAGGATATGCAGGTAAAAGTACTGGGTACTCATTTTAATATCAGCGCCTACAATGAAGATGATACCATTAGAACAACCTTGCTGGAAGGAAGTGTGCAGGTGGAAAAAAGTGGTGCCCAAATGAGACTGGTACCTGGCCAACAGGCCAGGCTGGCGGAAGGTAATACCCAGTTTTCGTTGCTGCGCAACGTGAATATGAACGAAGTGATTGGATGGAAAGAGGGGATGTTTTATTTCCGCAATGCCGATCCGAAAACTGTATTGCATACCATTTCGCGGTGGTATAACCTGACACCGGTGATTAAAATGGATCCTTCACGGGTTGGGGTATTCAATGCCGAAGTGAAACATACCACACCCTTACCAGTGATCCTCCATCTTTTAAAAGAAAGTGGATTTAAAATACGACTGGAAGGCGGCACGCTGATAGCGGAATAA
- a CDS encoding SusC/RagA family TonB-linked outer membrane protein: MEIMHHKGFRADTKGHAFRRLRGTITFLLFLTFFTVCSAGQSAGQQVTFNYKNTPLADVLIDIAKQSKHQFFYNASWLKDAPAVTLQVSNMHWEKALTTVLADRPFVYKIIGEFVYLNRRDEANRKPGSDSTIQLQGRVLDDQQRPLPGVTVGVKGTSNFTKTDDQGAFSILVRSADDILQFSSIGFERRDMRVDDQTFIVVSLKLQVTNLEEVVVPFNTGYQIIARERATGAFSQVGEKLYNRSVGRDALSRINGLVPGIYFNPASTSTSRTGINIRGQASLSGFVNSDPLIVLDNFPYEGDLSNINPNDIESVTILKDAAAASIWGARAGNGVIVLTSKKGAYNQKMRVGANVNFTVGQKPDLYYDQRYVPTSPYMEVEKTLFDNGYFDQFLQDKFTYPAISPAVEIWAKQRAGTLTAAEASQQLNALTGIDLRQEYNHHLHQRSTQQQYAVNVRGGGPNQAYYLGVGYDKEVANLVRNDNNRFTIRSEYLFTPIKKLEVSANLYFTQQVAHTPNNLSWGNMRAVYAKSYPYARLADEAGNPMAIAREHNTAFLDSLEKLGFLNWRYRPLEEIGLADRTSKLQSLILRGNIRYKITPYLNIEAQYQREFQDIDTRNLQPEGMFAVRSHINGFAQYNPTNKTFKYPFPRGGILDLSNNELESNNFRTQINLNKGWSDHEIIAVAGAEIRQTKTEAYTRTSLGYDDEVGSAARSIDYVTSFPINGGFNAYILAPSGDVTGTTQRFLSYFANAAYTYKGKYTLTISGRRDGANIFGVKTNDRITPFWHTGISWDFSKENFYHIAWMPSAKLRATYGYNGNVYPGGAYLTAVFGRTSTVTNQPIGSITTAPNPELRWEKIGNLNIGLDFRFKKDILYGSIDWYEKTGKDLLEEIPLATSTGFTSFRGNAASSRTRGIDLALNTTNLRGALGWTTNLVFSFLKSKITSYNGGQRDAASITSSSTGANVQGHEILSLYSYRWAGLDPVNGDPQGYLGKSVSKDYSAIVLSKNLDSLVDHGSTRPRYSGALRNNVTWKGLTLSANVLFKFKYVYRRSTVNPNLQDLLTSGDGLHLDYLKRWQKPGDEAHTSVPSMVYLTNLNRTTFYRNSEATVSKGDHIRLQDVRLSYDLGASLLQKGSVFTSLQVYFYANNLGIIWKANKDGLDPDFVNGLVNPKTYAVGVSLGL; encoded by the coding sequence ATGGAGATTATGCACCACAAAGGCTTTCGGGCAGACACCAAAGGCCACGCATTCAGAAGGCTACGAGGGACAATTACATTCTTATTGTTTCTTACTTTTTTCACCGTCTGCAGTGCCGGGCAAAGCGCCGGGCAACAAGTAACCTTTAACTATAAAAATACGCCCCTGGCTGATGTGCTGATTGACATCGCCAAACAAAGCAAACACCAGTTTTTTTACAATGCTTCCTGGCTCAAAGATGCGCCCGCAGTTACCCTGCAAGTAAGTAACATGCATTGGGAAAAGGCTCTCACCACTGTGTTAGCTGACCGGCCCTTTGTGTATAAAATCATAGGCGAGTTCGTATACCTTAACCGCAGGGATGAAGCAAATCGAAAACCCGGTTCTGACTCTACCATCCAGCTGCAAGGCAGGGTCCTGGATGACCAGCAAAGACCACTCCCAGGCGTGACGGTAGGGGTGAAGGGAACTTCTAACTTTACCAAAACGGACGATCAGGGTGCTTTTTCGATCCTGGTGCGCTCGGCCGATGATATCCTGCAATTTTCCAGTATCGGTTTTGAAAGGCGGGACATGCGTGTGGATGACCAGACCTTCATCGTTGTGTCCCTGAAACTACAGGTCACCAACCTTGAAGAAGTTGTGGTACCCTTCAACACCGGCTACCAAATCATCGCCCGGGAACGGGCAACGGGGGCCTTCTCCCAGGTCGGTGAGAAACTATATAATCGCAGCGTGGGACGTGACGCCCTTTCCCGTATAAATGGCCTCGTCCCAGGCATCTATTTTAACCCAGCATCGACTTCCACATCCCGCACTGGCATCAACATCCGCGGGCAAGCCAGTCTTTCCGGCTTCGTGAACTCGGATCCCCTTATCGTATTGGATAACTTCCCGTATGAAGGCGACTTGTCCAACATCAATCCCAACGACATCGAAAGTGTAACCATTTTGAAAGATGCCGCCGCCGCCAGTATATGGGGCGCCCGAGCGGGGAATGGCGTAATTGTACTGACCAGCAAGAAAGGTGCTTATAACCAAAAGATGCGTGTAGGCGCCAACGTGAACTTTACCGTTGGCCAAAAACCTGACCTGTACTATGATCAGCGGTACGTTCCGACCAGTCCCTACATGGAGGTGGAGAAAACGCTTTTTGATAATGGCTACTTTGATCAGTTCCTACAGGATAAATTTACCTATCCCGCAATATCCCCGGCTGTAGAAATTTGGGCAAAACAACGGGCAGGTACCCTTACTGCAGCAGAGGCCAGCCAGCAATTGAATGCCCTTACCGGCATCGACCTGCGGCAGGAGTATAACCACCACCTCCACCAACGGAGCACACAACAACAATATGCCGTTAATGTCCGCGGTGGTGGCCCGAACCAGGCATATTACCTGGGCGTTGGCTATGACAAGGAGGTGGCCAACCTGGTTAGAAATGATAATAACCGGTTTACCATCCGTTCAGAATACCTGTTTACTCCGATCAAAAAGCTGGAAGTTTCCGCCAATTTATACTTCACACAGCAGGTAGCCCATACGCCCAATAACCTGTCCTGGGGCAACATGAGAGCTGTTTATGCCAAAAGCTATCCATATGCACGATTAGCCGATGAGGCCGGCAACCCGATGGCCATCGCAAGGGAACATAATACTGCCTTTTTAGATAGTCTTGAAAAACTGGGTTTCTTAAACTGGCGCTATCGGCCACTGGAGGAAATAGGCCTTGCAGACAGGACCAGCAAACTCCAAAGTTTAATCCTTCGGGGAAACATCCGCTATAAAATCACCCCTTACCTCAATATAGAAGCGCAATACCAGCGTGAATTTCAGGATATTGATACCCGGAACTTGCAGCCAGAGGGTATGTTTGCCGTACGTTCGCATATCAATGGATTTGCCCAGTACAACCCCACCAATAAAACATTTAAGTATCCCTTCCCACGGGGTGGCATTCTTGACCTGTCCAATAATGAACTTGAATCCAACAACTTTCGGACACAAATCAACCTGAATAAAGGTTGGTCAGATCATGAGATCATCGCCGTTGCCGGTGCAGAAATCCGGCAAACAAAAACGGAGGCTTACACCAGGACTTCGCTTGGGTATGACGATGAGGTAGGAAGCGCAGCCAGGTCTATCGACTACGTGACGAGCTTTCCCATCAACGGTGGTTTCAATGCCTATATTCTGGCTCCCTCCGGGGATGTAACCGGGACGACCCAACGTTTTCTATCTTACTTTGCCAACGCCGCTTATACGTATAAGGGGAAATACACCCTGACCATTAGTGGTCGCCGTGATGGCGCCAATATTTTCGGCGTAAAAACAAACGACCGGATCACCCCATTCTGGCACACCGGTATCAGCTGGGATTTTTCCAAGGAAAATTTCTACCATATCGCCTGGATGCCCTCGGCCAAACTTCGGGCTACCTATGGCTATAATGGCAACGTATATCCCGGAGGTGCCTATCTGACCGCCGTTTTTGGCCGTACCAGTACCGTGACCAACCAACCTATCGGCTCTATTACTACTGCCCCGAACCCGGAACTCCGATGGGAAAAGATCGGCAACCTCAACATCGGCCTGGACTTCCGCTTTAAAAAGGATATCCTCTACGGCTCTATTGACTGGTACGAAAAAACAGGCAAGGATCTGCTGGAAGAAATTCCACTGGCCACCTCCACCGGTTTTACCAGTTTCCGGGGCAACGCCGCGTCCTCCCGTACCAGGGGCATTGACCTTGCGTTGAATACCACCAACCTGCGTGGAGCACTCGGGTGGACGACCAATCTCGTCTTTAGTTTCCTAAAGTCAAAAATCACCAGCTACAACGGAGGACAGCGTGACGCAGCCTCCATCACCAGCAGCTCGACCGGTGCTAATGTGCAGGGCCATGAAATCCTTAGCCTTTATAGTTATCGATGGGCGGGCCTCGATCCCGTGAACGGGGATCCGCAGGGATACCTGGGAAAATCAGTTTCTAAGGATTATTCTGCCATAGTATTAAGCAAAAATCTGGACAGCCTCGTTGATCATGGTAGCACCCGGCCTCGGTACAGTGGCGCTCTGCGCAATAACGTTACCTGGAAAGGGTTAACGCTATCTGCCAACGTGCTGTTTAAATTCAAATATGTTTACCGCCGATCCACTGTCAACCCCAACTTACAGGACCTGCTCACTTCCGGTGACGGCCTTCACCTTGATTATTTAAAACGTTGGCAGAAACCGGGAGATGAAGCCCATACTTCTGTTCCATCGATGGTCTATCTCACAAATTTAAACAGAACGACCTTTTACCGAAACTCGGAAGCCACGGTCAGCAAAGGCGATCACATCCGGTTACAGGACGTGCGGTTGAGTTATGACCTGGGCGCATCCCTATTACAGAAAGGCAGTGTATTTACCAGCCTGCAAGTATACTTCTATGCAAATAACCTGGGCATTATCTGGAAAGCCAACAAGGACGGACTGGATCCGGATTTTGTCAATGGCCTGGTAAATCCTAAAACTTATGCTGTCGGCGTATCGCTCGGGCTTTAA
- a CDS encoding RagB/SusD family nutrient uptake outer membrane protein — protein sequence MKRHIYTLLAATCIMLLLGCNKEDEWLDVKYNKGDVVPKALKDFQALLDNEPIMNQSHIPLGLFSTDNFYYTPTNLQTIGVVERNAFLWEKEIFPTDISGDWQLTYTKVFYTNVVLEGLAKLTPGPTDQGQYNRLKGGALFFRAFQFYTLVQTFARPYTASAATDPGIPLRLTTDVHEVSVRGTVAGTYERIIQDLKEAEGLLPVMDEFKTRASKTAAQALLARVYLSMGNYPQALDYANRALGGYNTLMNYADRNPAALLPFPNFLTVQPENIFNCYNTNYSAIRPINIAFVDTLFYDSYHADDLRKVLYYRADPPPSKKVVFKGSYSGAVSLFAGLASNELYYIKAECLARDGKAAEAIDVLNTLLPKRWKVNSFVPLVATTAEAALATVLEHRRKEFPFTAVLRWDDLRRLNQTPTTAITLYRNVNGTLLSLPPNDNRYVFPIPKQEQNIYGLSDNPR from the coding sequence ATGAAACGACATATTTATACGCTTTTAGCAGCCACTTGTATTATGCTGTTGCTGGGCTGTAACAAGGAGGATGAATGGCTGGACGTAAAGTATAACAAGGGAGATGTGGTCCCTAAGGCTTTAAAGGATTTCCAAGCCTTGCTGGACAATGAGCCCATCATGAACCAGTCACATATTCCGTTGGGCCTTTTTTCGACAGATAATTTCTATTATACTCCCACCAACCTGCAGACCATTGGGGTGGTAGAGCGCAACGCCTTCCTTTGGGAAAAGGAGATTTTCCCCACCGATATTAGTGGAGATTGGCAATTGACCTACACCAAAGTATTTTATACCAATGTTGTGCTGGAAGGACTGGCAAAATTAACACCCGGCCCTACTGATCAGGGGCAATATAACCGGCTCAAAGGCGGCGCCCTGTTTTTTCGGGCTTTCCAGTTCTATACCTTGGTGCAGACCTTCGCACGACCTTATACGGCCTCTGCTGCCACAGACCCTGGTATCCCGCTAAGGTTGACCACAGACGTTCATGAAGTATCCGTCCGCGGGACAGTGGCTGGTACCTACGAACGAATCATCCAGGACCTAAAAGAAGCTGAAGGTTTATTGCCAGTCATGGATGAATTTAAAACCCGTGCCAGCAAAACGGCTGCTCAGGCGCTCCTGGCGCGCGTATACCTGTCGATGGGGAATTATCCCCAAGCCCTGGACTATGCCAACAGGGCATTGGGTGGTTACAACACCCTGATGAACTACGCCGACCGTAATCCTGCCGCACTGTTACCCTTCCCCAACTTCTTAACGGTGCAGCCGGAGAATATTTTTAACTGTTACAATACCAATTATTCCGCCATTCGGCCGATAAATATCGCTTTTGTTGATACCCTGTTTTATGACAGTTATCACGCCGATGATCTACGCAAGGTGCTTTATTACCGGGCGGATCCGCCACCCTCTAAAAAGGTAGTCTTCAAAGGCTCTTATAGTGGTGCAGTATCACTGTTTGCGGGACTAGCCAGCAATGAACTTTATTATATTAAAGCCGAATGCCTCGCCAGGGACGGCAAAGCGGCAGAAGCCATCGATGTACTGAATACTCTTTTGCCCAAACGATGGAAGGTCAATTCCTTCGTGCCACTGGTGGCCACTACAGCGGAAGCCGCGCTTGCAACGGTATTGGAACACCGCCGCAAGGAGTTTCCCTTCACCGCCGTCCTGCGCTGGGATGACCTCAGGCGCCTAAACCAGACGCCGACCACCGCCATCACACTTTATCGCAATGTCAATGGCACTCTCCTTTCGCTACCACCCAATGATAACCGGTATGTGTTTCCCATCCCGAAGCAAGAGCAGAACATCTATGGCTTATCAGATAATCCACGCTAA
- a CDS encoding TlpA family protein disulfide reductase gives MYKAILKALTILTLILSSAICTIGSHRPATPIYPQDAEIEIVLAAGVTFPKDSVILSLYEGAIFSGTYYDGGKPYLRGAKIVNGNCKIKVPMQQPIAYFSLMALPDSTRQDDFQDLLFAQLIETGDKIKINIAREDHPKMRKETFRFSFSGAGSQKLVCLRDMQLAAYQSQGDARVVLGDSVINDFNLYAIGRDNQLKVLEQYKPHLSENAYLLIKLDVQAFSNSQIYEMYRQQLKAARAETVRNRICSLHKKLKLADLPFSSEVKQWSKYYTDMISGGQVVSSLVASPDCKTPDFRQVYTRLFNDYKGTLRDKMLADFIIKYYPVIIDLDTLVRFAMKDMSEPAYSRAVAPYLHLKGGSPAFSFSLKDVKGQLRTLDEMKGKVVFIDFWFTGCTPCKALYEFQLKKVKAAFADNPAVVFVTISIDKNFELWVKSVDKGLYTDAHAINLYTNGEGRDHPIITHYGIKGYPATLLIDQVGNVVAAETTNDLKSAATITNYIKALLVKGQSQVNVNKKD, from the coding sequence ATGTATAAAGCCATTTTGAAAGCCTTAACGATTTTGACACTGATACTTTCCAGCGCGATCTGTACAATTGGATCCCATCGGCCAGCAACGCCCATATACCCACAGGATGCCGAGATAGAAATCGTCCTGGCGGCAGGGGTAACCTTTCCAAAAGATTCGGTGATCCTAAGCCTCTACGAAGGCGCTATTTTTAGTGGTACTTATTACGATGGCGGGAAACCCTACCTGCGGGGTGCCAAAATAGTGAATGGCAACTGCAAAATCAAAGTGCCCATGCAGCAGCCCATTGCCTATTTTTCCTTAATGGCCCTTCCTGATAGCACACGCCAGGACGATTTCCAGGATTTGCTTTTCGCCCAATTAATAGAGACTGGTGATAAAATCAAAATCAATATAGCAAGAGAGGATCATCCCAAAATGCGTAAAGAAACCTTTCGATTTTCATTTTCCGGGGCAGGCTCTCAGAAACTCGTCTGCCTGCGAGACATGCAACTGGCCGCTTATCAAAGCCAAGGAGATGCCAGGGTAGTGCTGGGCGATTCGGTGATCAATGATTTCAACCTATATGCCATCGGGCGGGATAATCAATTAAAGGTCCTTGAGCAATATAAGCCCCACCTATCTGAGAATGCCTACCTTCTAATTAAATTGGATGTCCAGGCATTTAGCAATTCGCAGATCTATGAAATGTACCGCCAGCAGTTAAAAGCTGCCAGAGCCGAAACGGTACGTAACAGGATATGCTCTTTACACAAAAAGTTAAAACTGGCAGATTTACCCTTTAGCTCGGAAGTCAAGCAATGGTCAAAATACTATACAGACATGATCTCAGGTGGGCAGGTGGTTTCATCGCTGGTAGCCTCCCCCGATTGTAAAACGCCGGATTTTCGACAAGTATATACCCGGCTGTTCAATGACTACAAAGGTACACTACGCGATAAAATGCTGGCAGATTTTATCATCAAATATTACCCGGTGATAATAGATTTGGATACGCTGGTACGTTTTGCCATGAAGGATATGTCTGAGCCAGCCTATAGCCGCGCAGTTGCGCCTTATCTGCATTTAAAAGGCGGCAGCCCCGCTTTTTCATTCTCCTTAAAAGACGTTAAGGGTCAACTGCGAACCCTGGATGAGATGAAAGGAAAGGTTGTATTTATTGATTTCTGGTTTACCGGTTGCACACCTTGCAAAGCCTTATATGAGTTCCAATTGAAGAAGGTTAAAGCCGCGTTCGCAGACAACCCGGCAGTAGTCTTTGTCACCATCTCCATTGATAAAAACTTTGAGTTGTGGGTGAAATCCGTGGATAAGGGATTATATACTGATGCGCATGCCATCAACCTGTATACAAACGGGGAGGGGCGCGATCACCCCATCATAACTCATTATGGGATCAAAGGCTATCCAGCCACTTTGCTCATTGATCAGGTGGGCAATGTGGTTGCTGCTGAGACCACCAATGATCTAAAAAGCGCAGCCACCATCACTAATTATATTAAAGCGCTGTTGGTAAAAGGACAAAGCCAGGTTAACGTCAATAAAAAGGATTAA
- a CDS encoding MauE/DoxX family redox-associated membrane protein produces MTVKTKSILVNVCCYALILLFVYAAAAKLLDYNRYVTAMRNQPFVDWLTYPLAWGIPAIELVLTAMLVTDRWRNLGFLGSLILMTAFTIYIALILMKVFGRIPCACGGVINKLDWPDHLYFNLIFVGFSITGYLLSRPGGSGGKVTNRYSDMVGAGA; encoded by the coding sequence ATGACGGTTAAAACAAAATCTATCCTTGTGAATGTATGCTGCTATGCGCTCATCTTACTCTTTGTCTATGCGGCAGCAGCCAAATTATTGGATTATAACAGGTATGTAACGGCCATGCGCAACCAGCCGTTTGTCGACTGGCTCACCTATCCATTGGCATGGGGCATCCCGGCCATTGAGTTGGTACTTACAGCGATGTTGGTAACGGACAGATGGAGAAATCTTGGGTTTCTCGGCAGCCTGATTTTGATGACAGCTTTCACCATCTATATCGCGTTAATTTTGATGAAAGTATTCGGTCGAATCCCCTGTGCCTGCGGTGGCGTCATCAATAAACTGGACTGGCCTGATCATTTGTATTTCAACCTTATTTTTGTCGGCTTTAGTATAACCGGCTATTTGCTTTCCCGTCCTGGTGGTTCTGGTGGTAAAGTCACGAACCGATATTCTGACATGGTGGGTGCTGGCGCCTAA
- a CDS encoding helix-turn-helix domain-containing protein, with translation MIQLSVERGEMLLSPRVPEGLQHIKVPGAQPQYGMWGANKLLLQSKPTSEAMIHDAYISQLESNQLVAQCQKGVLLFHLSLEGSIQYTVEGLSTILLHERAYTFYYVPFWLAHVASGLSANHSLLICIDPAYLHSFGLRFPHIRVILQRIKASHPVAVSDTPFIADYNLLSRVHELQRSSEDVSTVNLLYEVLDMALNKILHRQPAKPLQVSQEQIEKYYLVRRTIMANLQTEYTLRELAALADLNYYEVRDLFPRLFGVTTKNMLLEARMAYTEKELNAGQKMPAIAKALGYKDESGLRRAFTRFFGLAPNDYRLKFRKNNDEFGILAYQKSG, from the coding sequence ATGATCCAGCTATCCGTCGAACGGGGTGAAATGCTATTATCTCCACGTGTACCCGAAGGGTTACAACACATCAAAGTCCCAGGCGCCCAGCCGCAATATGGTATGTGGGGAGCTAATAAATTGCTTTTACAGTCCAAACCCACCAGTGAGGCCATGATCCATGATGCCTACATCTCCCAGTTGGAATCTAATCAACTGGTGGCCCAGTGCCAAAAAGGGGTGTTACTATTCCACCTGAGCCTGGAAGGTAGTATCCAATACACGGTGGAAGGTCTCTCCACTATCCTATTGCATGAAAGGGCCTATACCTTCTATTATGTGCCGTTTTGGCTGGCGCATGTGGCTTCGGGCCTTTCGGCTAATCACAGCCTGCTGATTTGTATAGATCCGGCATACCTTCATTCGTTCGGTTTACGTTTCCCCCATATTCGGGTGATCCTCCAACGTATAAAGGCATCCCATCCGGTGGCAGTGTCAGATACGCCTTTTATTGCTGACTATAATTTGCTTTCCAGGGTCCATGAACTGCAACGGTCCTCCGAGGATGTATCCACTGTCAACCTGCTCTATGAGGTCCTGGACATGGCGCTCAATAAGATCTTGCACCGGCAGCCCGCCAAGCCCTTGCAGGTGTCTCAGGAGCAGATAGAGAAATATTACCTGGTGCGCAGGACGATCATGGCCAACCTGCAAACCGAATACACCCTCAGGGAACTGGCGGCCTTAGCTGATTTGAACTATTATGAGGTCAGGGATCTCTTTCCCAGGCTGTTTGGGGTGACAACGAAAAACATGCTGTTGGAGGCCAGGATGGCCTATACGGAAAAGGAATTAAATGCTGGTCAAAAAATGCCTGCCATTGCCAAGGCCCTGGGATACAAAGATGAAAGCGGATTGCGAAGAGCGTTTACCCGGTTTTTCGGATTAGCACCCAATGATTATAGGCTTAAATTCAGAAAAAACAATGATGAATTCGGAATCCTCGCCTACCAAAAGTCAGGTTAA